The proteins below are encoded in one region of Belonocnema kinseyi isolate 2016_QV_RU_SX_M_011 chromosome 1, B_treatae_v1, whole genome shotgun sequence:
- the LOC117170602 gene encoding chondroitin sulfate synthase 2: MLALNILFTHCRSNMYLIIGICLGLSVSLLFAPVEINDCEDLSDPLPYPSSGQDYLDEYEPKINIKEKPQQAQKTPKAFVRPRYYSTELGIREKLFVGILTNRESLHSRGVALNKTISHLVDKVRFFISIPEGTKPNVSLPGIVGFTDTRNILKPFHVMKYISDNYLEDYDYYFLVKDSGFVNARRLKDLVEKLSVSADIHLGVNSEVENYCSLDAGILLSNSVVKELKKNLDWCVKNIYSDADDVNFGRCILHAIPVPCSNSAQGKKFISTILPASFNFDADFLEYTQQKDFVNSISVFPTDDHSIVYKMNAYFTSIELSAVQKEILELRKDILKTANFGPKNQRNVSWPVGNQPGNKAPGRFDILHWTYFNETHAFLENDFETLRELKGSAKDEIFQILNFAVGKVIGDSEGKLRFKNLINGYKKFDASRGMDYVLDLNFLSDSGREIKKRIEICKPLGKVEILPVPYVTENSRINMILIVDSMRKKETMKFLEDYAQTCLEKKEKIVLMMVLLYEPNSPSKGSEDTYFELKQYALSLTEKYKKDQAKVTWLSIRLPVSFTLIETEPLLKIAIADLSVRKFSPESLILFVEIGMEIRTDYLNRVRMNTINQWQVFSPIPFVEFHPDIIYKDNKITEFDVVRNLGRYDEYNFNSVAFYAKDYINTRKKIEGKILVVRTDKDISTILKIKNSTGSIFEMFVAFSELHSFRAVEPALKVRYKEINCNGTSNEDIFKKCKKQRNLQLGRRGELTKLILEYQSEL; encoded by the exons ATGTTAGCCCTGAACATTTTATTTACACATTGCCGAAGcaatatgtatttaataatagGGATCTGTCTCGGTCTCTCCGTGAGTCTCTTATTCGCCCCAGTCGAAATTAACGACTGTGAGGACCTATCAGATCCCCTACCATATCCTTCAAGCGGACAAGATTACCTGGACGAATACGAGCCGAAAATAAACATCAAAGAAAAGCCCCAGCAGGCTCAAAAAACACCAAAAGCCTTTGTCCGGCCCAGATATTATTCCACAGAGTTGGGAATAAGGGAGAAATTATTCGTCGGTATTTTAACAAACCGGGAATCTCTCCACAGCCGAGGCGTTGCTTTGAACAAAACAATTTCCCATCTTGTCGATAAGGTGCGATTTTTCATTTCCATTCCCGAAGGAACGAAACCGAACGTCTCCTTGCCCGGAATTGTGGGCTTCACTGACACcaggaatattttgaaacccTTTCATGTCATGAAGTATATCAGTGACAATTATTTGGAGGATTATGATTACTATTTTTTGGTCAAGGACTCTGGATTTGTTAATGCGAGGAGGCTGAAGGATTTGGTGGAGAAATTGAGTGTCAGTGCGGACATTCATCTGGGAGTTAATAGCgaagttgaaaattattgctCACTAG ATGCAGGAATATTGTTGAGTAATTCAGTAGTAAAGGAGCTGAAAAAGAATTTAGACTGGTGTGTGAAAAACATATATTCAGATGCGGACGATGTAAATTTTGGAAGATGTATTTTACACGCAATTCCAGTTCCTTGTTCGAATTCTGCGCAGGGAAAAAAATTCATATCGACGATTCTGCCCGCTAGTTTTAATTTTGATGCAGATTTTTTGGAATATACGCAACAAAAGGACTTTGTTAATTCAATTTCAGTGTTTCCCACTGATGATCAcagtattgtttataaaatgaacgctTATTTCACATCG atcgAATTATCAGCAGTACAAAAAGAAATCCTCGAGCTcagaaaagatattttaaaaacagcAAATTTCGGACCAAAAAATCAACGCAATGTTTCCTGGCCAGTTGGTAATCAGCCAGGAAACAAAGCACCAGGTCGTTTTGATATTTTGCACTGGACCTATTTTAATGAAACTCACGCATTTCTCGAAAATGATTTCGAAACTCTCCGCGAATTAAAAGGCAGCGCGAAAGacgagatttttcagattttaaacttTGCAGTGGGAAAAGTAATTGGTGACTCGGAGGGGAAATTAAGGTTCAAAAACTTAATAAATGGCTACAAAAAATTCGATGCTTCAAGAGGAATGGACTATGTCCTGGACCTGAATTTTCTTTCCGATTCGGGACGAGAAATTAAGAAAAGAATCGAAATCTGCAAGCCTTTAGGAAAAGTGGAAATTCTTCCGGTGCCTTATGTTACGGAAAATTCGAGAATTAATATGATTCTGATTGTAGATTCGATGAGGAAGAAGGAAACgatgaaatttttggaagactATGCGCAAACTTGTTTGGAAAAGAaggagaaaattgttttaatgatg gTTTTACTCTACGAACCAAATTCGCCATCAAAAGGAAGCGAAGACAcctatttcgaattaaaacaatACGCTTTATCCTtgactgaaaaatacaaaaaggaCCAAGCAAAAGTAACTTGGCTCTCGATTCGATTGCCAGTTTCCTTCACTTTAATAGAAACCGAACCTCTTCTCAAAATAGCGATTGCTGATTTGAGCGTGAGGAAATTTTCTCCCGAAAGTTTAATTCTCTTTGTCGAAATCGGGATGGAAATTAGAACTGATTATCTCAATCgg GTAAGAATGAATACGATAAACCAATGGCAAGTTTTCAGTCCAATTCCCTTTGTCGAATTTCATCCAGATATTATCTACAAAGACAATAAAATCACAGAATTCGATGTCGTTCGAAATTTGGGCCGATACgatgaatacaattttaattctgtCGCCTTTTACGCCAAAGATTATATAAATA cacGAAAAAAAATAGAGGGTAAAATTCTGGTTGTAAGAACCGACAAGGACAtttcgacaattttgaaaattaaaaattcgacaggGTCGATTTTTGAGATGTTTGTAGCTTTTAGCGAATTACATTCGTTCCGAGCAGTCGAGCCAGCTTTGAAAGTGAgatacaaagaaataaattgtaaCGGAACGAGCAACGAAGACATTttcaaaaagtgcaaaaaacaacgaaatttgcAGCTGGGTCGTCGTGGCGAGTTGACCAAATTAATTCTAGAATACCAAAGTGAATTGTGA